The sequence GTCCTTCGCGTCCATCCAGGACATGGTGACGCAGCGCTCGCAGACGTACATGGTGGGCAACGCCCTCCAGGGCGCCACCGTGCAGGAAATCGAGCGCGAGCGCGTCATCATCCTCAACAACGGCCGCCGCGAGTTCATCGACGGGCAGCCGGGTGACGGCGCCTTCGTGCCGCCCTCTCCGCCCGTGGCCGCCAACACCGCGCCGCCTCCGCCCAACAACGGCAGCGGCATCCGCGCCACCAGCGACAACGAGTACGAAGTCCCGCGCGCGGAAATCGACAAGACGCTCAACAACCTCAACGACGTGGCCATGCAGGCCCGCATCGTCCCCGCGTTCAAGGACGGTCAGGCGGTGGGCTTCAAGCTCTTCTCCATCCGCCCGGACTCCATCTACTCCAAGATTGGTGTCCAGAACGGCGACGTCATCCGCCGCATCAACGGGTTCGACCTCAACAGCCCCGAGAAGGCGCTGGAGGTCTACTCGAAGATGAAGGACGCATCCCGCATCGAAATCGAGATCGAGCGCAACGGAGCGCCGATCAAAAAGTCGTACAACGTCCGTTAATCACTCCCGCAGCGCCCGCTCTCCATGAAGACGCTCCCGTCCTGGATGCTCTGCCTGTGCCTCGCGCTCGCCGTTCCCGCGCAGGCCCAGCGCCGTCCCCCTCCGCCCGGCTCCTCCGCACCCGCTGCCTCGCCGGGGGGGGACCGCACCATCTCCCCGCAGGCTCCTTCCGCCGGTGGTAACGGCGAGGAGACCAACCAGGGTCCCCGCCGCACGCCCACGTGCGAGGAGGCCCGGCGCAATGCCCGCTACGGCATCTACT comes from Pyxidicoccus parkwaysis and encodes:
- the gspC gene encoding type II secretion system protein GspC, producing MELFFRKYFWTVNLLFILLVALLAARTVNLVFETAFSPIPSGSATRAPAQSRHSETALAMLDINRLSKLTGIKIPEPEVAVKEPETPQADPNAPPVKSGLRVKLLGTLVAANADWSFASIQDMVTQRSQTYMVGNALQGATVQEIERERVIILNNGRREFIDGQPGDGAFVPPSPPVAANTAPPPPNNGSGIRATSDNEYEVPRAEIDKTLNNLNDVAMQARIVPAFKDGQAVGFKLFSIRPDSIYSKIGVQNGDVIRRINGFDLNSPEKALEVYSKMKDASRIEIEIERNGAPIKKSYNVR